The proteins below are encoded in one region of Epinephelus lanceolatus isolate andai-2023 chromosome 7, ASM4190304v1, whole genome shotgun sequence:
- the tlx2 gene encoding T-cell leukemia homeobox protein 2 isoform X2 produces MEHTGIEEVNQTHQQQHEPISFGIDQILNSSDQSSGCMLPNRTGDPDYALAPNVYSNGYNSVYNPACSMAAGLAGSYNVNMNMNVSMNMNMNVNVNSGGAGGVIRVPAHRPMPPPPPPAAAAPHPPPSTHPPGIGPGIASVPGMGMGNAANFTFPWMESSRRFAKDRLTGEQAEESRAGEATGGPGPAGSLCPLPKGDIGRVPVWSTVETLAKCYYPELAHLRDGNGLLADYPFPKGACPAALSPFSVTRRIGHPYQNRTPPKRKKPRTSFSRVQICELEKRFHRQKYLASAERATLAKALKMTDAQVKTWFQNRRTKWRRQTAEEREAERQQANRLMLQLQQEAFQKTLSQPLQPDPLCLHNSSLYALQNLQPWADDNKLTV; encoded by the exons aTGGAGCACACTGGGATTGAGGAGGTGAACCAGACgcaccagcagcagcatgagCCCATCAGCTTCGGGATCGACCAGATCCTCAACAGCTCGGACCAGTCCAGCGGCTGCATGCTGCCCAACCGGACCGGCGACCCGGATTACGCGCTGGCCCCCAACGTCTACAGCAACGGGTACAACAGCGTCTACAACCCGGCCTGCTCCATGGCGGCGGGTCTGGCCGGCTCCTACAACGTCAACATGAACATGAACGTCAGtatgaacatgaacatgaacgTTAACGTGAACTCGGGCGGCGCCGGAGGGGTGATCCGGGTGCCGGCGCACAGACCCATGCCGCCTCCGCCGCCGCCCGCCGCTGCTGCGCCGCATCCGCCCCCTTCGACGCATCCGCCTGGCATCGGACCCGGCATCGCCTCGGTGCCCGGGATGGGGATGGGGAATGCGGCAAACTTCACCTTCCCGTGGATGGAGAGCAGTAGGAGGTTTGCCAAGGACAGATTAACAG GGGAGCAGGCAGAGGAGAGCCGAGCCGGAGAGGCCACAGGGGGGCCGGGGCCTGCCGggtccctctgtcctctccccAAGGGAGACATCGGCAGGGTCCCCGTCTGGAGCACTGTGGAGACATTAGCCAAATGCTATTACCCCGAGCTCGCTCACCTGCGAGACGGCAATGGCCTTCTAGCAGACTATCCTTTCCCAAAGGGGGCTTGCCCAG CTGCCCTCTCACCCTTCTCTGTGACCCGTCGTATCGGCCACCCTTACCAGAACCGGACGCCGCCCAAGAGGAAAAAGCCTCGCACCTCCTTCAGCCGGGTGCAGATCTGCGAGCTGGAGAAACGTTTTCACCGGCAGAAGTACCTGGCATCGGCTGAGCGCGCCACCTTGGCCAAGGCCCTGAAGATGACAGACGCACAAGTCAAGACCTGGTTTCAGAACAGACGGACAAAATGGCG GAGACAGACTGCGGAGGAGAGAGAGGCCGAGAGGCAGCAGGCCAACCGGCTGATGCTGCAGCTTCAGCAGGAAGCTTTCCAGAAGACGTTGAGCCAGCCCCTGCAGCCGGACCCGCTCTGCCTGcacaactcctccctctacgCCCTGCAGAACCTGCAGCCCTGGGCAGACGACAATAAG CTGACGGTCTAA
- the tlx2 gene encoding T-cell leukemia homeobox protein 2 isoform X1 codes for MEHTGIEEVNQTHQQQHEPISFGIDQILNSSDQSSGCMLPNRTGDPDYALAPNVYSNGYNSVYNPACSMAAGLAGSYNVNMNMNVSMNMNMNVNVNSGGAGGVIRVPAHRPMPPPPPPAAAAPHPPPSTHPPGIGPGIASVPGMGMGNAANFTFPWMESSRRFAKDRLTGEQAEESRAGEATGGPGPAGSLCPLPKGDIGRVPVWSTVETLAKCYYPELAHLRDGNGLLADYPFPKGACPAALSPFSVTRRIGHPYQNRTPPKRKKPRTSFSRVQICELEKRFHRQKYLASAERATLAKALKMTDAQVKTWFQNRRTKWRRQTAEEREAERQQANRLMLQLQQEAFQKTLSQPLQPDPLCLHNSSLYALQNLQPWADDNKVTSVTSVASVV; via the exons aTGGAGCACACTGGGATTGAGGAGGTGAACCAGACgcaccagcagcagcatgagCCCATCAGCTTCGGGATCGACCAGATCCTCAACAGCTCGGACCAGTCCAGCGGCTGCATGCTGCCCAACCGGACCGGCGACCCGGATTACGCGCTGGCCCCCAACGTCTACAGCAACGGGTACAACAGCGTCTACAACCCGGCCTGCTCCATGGCGGCGGGTCTGGCCGGCTCCTACAACGTCAACATGAACATGAACGTCAGtatgaacatgaacatgaacgTTAACGTGAACTCGGGCGGCGCCGGAGGGGTGATCCGGGTGCCGGCGCACAGACCCATGCCGCCTCCGCCGCCGCCCGCCGCTGCTGCGCCGCATCCGCCCCCTTCGACGCATCCGCCTGGCATCGGACCCGGCATCGCCTCGGTGCCCGGGATGGGGATGGGGAATGCGGCAAACTTCACCTTCCCGTGGATGGAGAGCAGTAGGAGGTTTGCCAAGGACAGATTAACAG GGGAGCAGGCAGAGGAGAGCCGAGCCGGAGAGGCCACAGGGGGGCCGGGGCCTGCCGggtccctctgtcctctccccAAGGGAGACATCGGCAGGGTCCCCGTCTGGAGCACTGTGGAGACATTAGCCAAATGCTATTACCCCGAGCTCGCTCACCTGCGAGACGGCAATGGCCTTCTAGCAGACTATCCTTTCCCAAAGGGGGCTTGCCCAG CTGCCCTCTCACCCTTCTCTGTGACCCGTCGTATCGGCCACCCTTACCAGAACCGGACGCCGCCCAAGAGGAAAAAGCCTCGCACCTCCTTCAGCCGGGTGCAGATCTGCGAGCTGGAGAAACGTTTTCACCGGCAGAAGTACCTGGCATCGGCTGAGCGCGCCACCTTGGCCAAGGCCCTGAAGATGACAGACGCACAAGTCAAGACCTGGTTTCAGAACAGACGGACAAAATGGCG GAGACAGACTGCGGAGGAGAGAGAGGCCGAGAGGCAGCAGGCCAACCGGCTGATGCTGCAGCTTCAGCAGGAAGCTTTCCAGAAGACGTTGAGCCAGCCCCTGCAGCCGGACCCGCTCTGCCTGcacaactcctccctctacgCCCTGCAGAACCTGCAGCCCTGGGCAGACGACAATAAGGTGACCTCCGTCACCTCCGTGGCATCTGtagtgtga
- the tlx2 gene encoding T-cell leukemia homeobox protein 2 isoform X3 → MEHTGIEEVNQTHQQQHEPISFGIDQILNSSDQSSGCMLPNRTGDPDYALAPNVYSNGYNSVYNPACSMAAGLAGSYNVNMNMNVSMNMNMNVNVNSGGAGGVIRVPAHRPMPPPPPPAAAAPHPPPSTHPPGIGPGIASVPGMGMGNAANFTFPWMESSRRFAKDRLTAALSPFSVTRRIGHPYQNRTPPKRKKPRTSFSRVQICELEKRFHRQKYLASAERATLAKALKMTDAQVKTWFQNRRTKWRRQTAEEREAERQQANRLMLQLQQEAFQKTLSQPLQPDPLCLHNSSLYALQNLQPWADDNKVTSVTSVASVV, encoded by the exons aTGGAGCACACTGGGATTGAGGAGGTGAACCAGACgcaccagcagcagcatgagCCCATCAGCTTCGGGATCGACCAGATCCTCAACAGCTCGGACCAGTCCAGCGGCTGCATGCTGCCCAACCGGACCGGCGACCCGGATTACGCGCTGGCCCCCAACGTCTACAGCAACGGGTACAACAGCGTCTACAACCCGGCCTGCTCCATGGCGGCGGGTCTGGCCGGCTCCTACAACGTCAACATGAACATGAACGTCAGtatgaacatgaacatgaacgTTAACGTGAACTCGGGCGGCGCCGGAGGGGTGATCCGGGTGCCGGCGCACAGACCCATGCCGCCTCCGCCGCCGCCCGCCGCTGCTGCGCCGCATCCGCCCCCTTCGACGCATCCGCCTGGCATCGGACCCGGCATCGCCTCGGTGCCCGGGATGGGGATGGGGAATGCGGCAAACTTCACCTTCCCGTGGATGGAGAGCAGTAGGAGGTTTGCCAAGGACAGATTAACAG CTGCCCTCTCACCCTTCTCTGTGACCCGTCGTATCGGCCACCCTTACCAGAACCGGACGCCGCCCAAGAGGAAAAAGCCTCGCACCTCCTTCAGCCGGGTGCAGATCTGCGAGCTGGAGAAACGTTTTCACCGGCAGAAGTACCTGGCATCGGCTGAGCGCGCCACCTTGGCCAAGGCCCTGAAGATGACAGACGCACAAGTCAAGACCTGGTTTCAGAACAGACGGACAAAATGGCG GAGACAGACTGCGGAGGAGAGAGAGGCCGAGAGGCAGCAGGCCAACCGGCTGATGCTGCAGCTTCAGCAGGAAGCTTTCCAGAAGACGTTGAGCCAGCCCCTGCAGCCGGACCCGCTCTGCCTGcacaactcctccctctacgCCCTGCAGAACCTGCAGCCCTGGGCAGACGACAATAAGGTGACCTCCGTCACCTCCGTGGCATCTGtagtgtga